The window TGACGTTCGTGGGTAGCTATTTATCGTTTATCGTAGTCGTGGTGCCCGTCACCCTCACTGCCGGCGGTTCTGAAAGAGACAGACCGTTCCACCCTGCTTTGCCGCGAGTAGCTCGAAACCGGCCTCCTTGAGCATCTGTTTTGCAGGTCCGATAGATTCCGCTCCGTGCGTGTGGAACTCGATGAGGATGTAGGCACAGTGGGACGCGAGGTCGTCTATCTCGTGTTCTACGAGCTCGTACTCCGCTCCCTCGACGTCAGCAACGAGGACGAACCCGTCGAGGTCCCACCGGTCGATCGCATCGCGGAGCGACAGCGCAGGGATGTCGACCGCTTTCCCGTCCGTTCGCTGGACGCTGCTCGCGAGGAAGTTCTCCACGATCGTGAATGAGACCTCCTCGTCGGTTGCCGCGTATGCGGCGTGACAGATCTCGAAATCCGCGTCGTTGAGTCCCCTGTTCCGCTCTAGTGTGGACAATAGCCGTGGATTGGCCTCGACAACGTACTGCTGACTGCTGGCCGAGAGATGCGCGTCGAGATAGCACGAGATGAAGCCGATCGACGCACCGAGTTCCAGCACGTCGCGATCCTCGGGGACGAACTCGTCGATCAGTTCTCGTTCTGGCTCCTCGTAGGTTTCGTAGACGAAAGACGCCTTCTGGGTCCTGTCTATCTGATCGGACGAGAGATCAAGCGTGATGCCGTAGTACTCGACTCGGTTCCCACCCATCTCGATTTGCAGTCCGTACAGACGTTTTTCAGTGAACACTCGGACGTTTCGCCAGACGCTTCGGAGCAGAGGGACGGCCCCGTCTTCGTTGTACTTCTGGCGGATGTTTCGTAATACGTTCTTCATTCAGGTGGGGTTAGTGTCAGGTACTCTTGGGTCATATACAAAGGCTGTGCTACCAGCGACAGTCAGTTCAAGAATTCGTCGTCGGTGGGGTTCTTCTTCCGTAGTTCGAACTGCGCGAGGATGAACCCGATAATTAGCCACATTGGTTTCCAGGCGAGGACGTCGACGGCGACTCCTTGGACGAGTACACCGACAACCCCCGCACCGAGGACTCCGAACCGGATGCGTTCCCGGCGTTCGAGGTCTTCGTAGCCCCGATAACCATTCACGACCAGGCGACAGAGATGCAGTATCCAGGCCGTCAGCAGTGCTACGCCGACGGCACCGAGCTGTGCGAGAACGGAGATGTAAAGACCGTGGGGGCCACGACGGAGGAAAAGCGGGGGATGGTTGGCGGCGTACTCCGGAAACGTGCCGAATCCGTAACCGAACAACGGTCGTTCGACGAACATCCGTAATCCAGTCCGGTAGAGTCCGAGTCTTATGGAGATGGACCGTGCGGATGAATTCCCATCCGGGTCGAGGATGTAGACCAATCGCCCGAAACGTTCGAGGTAATACGCCGGGTCCCCCATCTTGAACACGGCGACGACGATGGCACCGACGCCAACGACGCCGAGAATCAGTCGCCGCGGCGCGAGTGTGGGTAAGCCATCATCGTACAGGAAGACCGCTACTGAACAACACAGCACCGCGGCAAGAACGAGATAAGCGCCCCGCGAGCCGCTCACGATCACACCTGCGATGAGGGGAATCGAAAGACCTAGGAGCCCGTACCTTCTACGGTCATGGGTTATGTCTATTGAGAGAGCCAGTAGGAGGACGAACCCAACGACGAGAGAGAAACCCATGAGATTCTCGTTGATGTTGAGCACAGTTCCGCGAGAGTTCTCCGCGTGGAGCGTAAGGATCGCAGAGATGACAGCGGCTGCAACGGCGTAACTCAACAATACATTCAGGTCACGACGGCGTCTCACGAAGATGGCGACGAAGGAAGCGAATGCGATCTTCCGGAGGTAGCCTGAAGAGATAGCTGCGCCGTATCCCGAGTAGAAGGGCTCTGTTCTCAGAACAGCGAACGCTATGAACGGAAGAAACGTGACGATGACGAACATCGTCTGTTTTCGGATACGTACCTTCGTAGTGCTCTGAGTTGCCTGGCGGAGCGTGTCGGTAACCAGCAGCAACCCGGCCAGTAGTGATAGCGGTTCACTTAGTGAGACGCCCGGGAACAGGTACAGCACGTCGAAGATCATAGAGAAGACCGCGAGTCCGAGTACGTGGATTCCGAGCCACCTGATTAATGACATCTGGATCGAACACCCCTCGTGGCTCTCTCGACCTCCCGCTCATCCTCGTGATATTTTGGTAGCCAAGTTCGTCTCATCGTCCGCCTTCCCGTCCTGAGACTGCTGACAGTATTCGTGTGCCGATACGACGTGGAATGAGGGCTAGAAGAAGGTGACGATACGATTCACCATCGTCGGGCGCCAATCTGAGAGCTAATATCCCGGACCGGATTGCATCGATTCGGTGGCCATGCTCGACGTACGCGCGGACCATCCGCCGGTGGTACGCGGCGCGTTCGTCTGAATCGAGGTGAGAAAACACCGCACGAATCCCGTCCTCCTTTGCGATCGATTTGAGTCGCGTTTTCGTGTCCTCGGGTGCACGCGCGATGAGCGAGTAGCCGATTTTCTCTCGTCGTTCGTCCAGTAGAACGAGACCGCTGCTCCGACGTAGTTCGTATAGCGTCTCGTCCATCCCGTCGATGCAGTAGCCACGCCGTGTGAGGCGGACCCAGAGTTCGTAGTCCTGTCGATACCTGAAGAACGGATCGTAGCCCCCGCTGTCCCGGATTGCGGCTTTACGGGCCATAATAGAGCCGTGAACGATTGGATTGTATCGGTCGAGTTTCTCCGCCGGATTCGCGGGTGCCGCGAACCCCCCGAGGACGTCACCGGAATCGGAGATCACGTTCACGCCAGCAGCAACCACGTCGGTCTCTGGATTCGCTCGAAGGTATTCAACCTGCGAACGTAACCGTCCGGGAAGCGACCTGTCGTCGGCGTCTTGTCGAGCCACAAAGCGGCCGTTTGCAGCGTCCAAAGCTGTATTCAACGCCGAAGCGAGGCCTCGGTTCTCATCGTGTTCGAGGATTTCCACGTCTTGACGGTCCTCATAGGTCGCGAGGACGTTCGCGGAGTCGTCCGTCGAACCATCGTCCACCACTATCAATTCAAACGAGGCACCCTCTTGGCCTATAACGCTCTCTATAGCCGTCTCTAGATGAGCCGAGTCATTGTAAACGGGTAGTAGCACCGAGATATCGTAGTCGTTCATGAATCTCTCCGGCCAACCATCTCGATAAGGTTGTAAAGAGAGTCTTGATTTAATTCCCTGTCGTTTTTCAACCTTGTCCAACGAACCCGCGCCTGCCCATAGATACAAGTGGTCTTCATTAGACTGCTTCAAAATGTACACGAGCAAAGATGAGCGATCGAACATCAGGGTGCGTGTCGATGGAGGACGAGTGATTCGGGTCCTCAACAGCGTTACCGATCCCAGAATGGGTGGTCCCCAACGACGGTCGCTGCAGGTCGCCGGTAGCCTCAGAAAGCGCGACATCGAGACGGAGTTTCTGATCCCGGAGGGGGACGACGCTTTCGACGAGGTGGCGGCCGAGGAGGGGTTCACTACTCACCGATTACCCCTCCCGCGGCCCCGTTCACCGCCGAACCTCCGGGCCAATAGCCGGTTCGTTCTCTCGTTCCGGAGGACGGTGACTCGTATCGGATCCCTGATTGACACTCGGGACTACGATGTGGTCCACGCCAATATGCCAGTAAATTTCCAGACCGCACTAGCGGCAGTAAGGTCGGATACGCCGCTTGCTTGGCACTTCAACGACACGCTCACACCGACTCCCATCAAACAAATCGCAGCGTACGCGGGGGGCCGTTGGGCGGACGAAATCGTCGTCGCGGCTGACGCCGTACACGACTATTACTTCGATGAAGCGACTCCGTCACGGACGATATACGCGCCGGTCGACCTGGACACCTTCGATCCCGATCGAATTGATATCGACGAAACCGCGCTCCGGTCAAATCTGGGAATCAAACCTGACCTGACTATCGTCGGGACGGTCGGGAATCTCAACCCGATCAAGGGACACGAGTATCTCCTCCGTGCAATCGCCACTCTTGACGAGAGGGAATACGAGGTTGCGGTGCCGATAGTAGGTGCCGAACTCGCAACGAGGCGTCAGTACCTGGAAAGGCTCCGGTCGCTTCGTGACTCGCTGGGTCTTAGTGAGACGGTGCGATTCCTGGGGTTCCGTTCCGATATACCTCAACTCCTCTCACTGTTCGACGTCTTTGTGCTTCCGTCAGTCGCTGAGGCTTGCCCAATAGTCGTCCTCGAAGCGATGGCGATGCAATGTCCGGTGGTTGCAACGGCTGTCGGTGGCGTCCCAGAACAACTTCCTGATGCGGACCACGGCTGGGTAGTGCCACCGGAGGACGACGACGCCCTCGCGGATGCAATAGGTGAGGCATTAAACGAACCAAATGAGCGCCGGCGGCGAGCCGCCAACGCGTATGAACGTGTAGTGTCAGAGTTCTCTCTGACGGCTTGCGTCGACCGACACGAGGACCTGTACAGTTCACTCGTCTCCGAGGCCTGATCGGTTCTTATTCCCTCTTCTTGAGTGTAGCCTGCATCACGGAGATACTGGGTCACGTATTTATTAAACGACCCGTCCGGCTACTCAATGAACTGTATTGCATCCTACGGTTGGTCCAAGACGATTGCCTCAGGCGTTAAGACGGTGGTCCGATAGACTACGTTGACCGTGTAGATGGTCCCGACCTCATCGAATGCATCATTTTCCCAGAAGTGGGCGCAGGTATATAGTGGCGTGTCAAAGTCGATATACGAGGTGGGATGGCCAGCGCAACTGACTGCTCCCACCACCATCGAACAGAGTCTCGTTGGTTCCTGACGGTACCGACGATTGAGCGGAGCCCGCGTTCCGAGGTTATCTCGACGGCATAGAACTCATACCCTTAGAAACCCTTTCTTAGCCATCCGTTATCTCGGGTTCATAAATCTGAAACGCTAGTCTCAGGTGGTTGGCATCCCGCTGTACTTCACGCTCCGGGAGGCCGACGCGGATCTCGCCGGCGGCCTCTTCGTCGCCCTCATTAGCGCGCTGCTCGTCGTCACGGGCCTCCTGCAGCGGGCCTCCGAGGCGGTCGACGCTTCGCAGGAACCCAGCGACGAGCACGGTCATTCCTCGATACTGCAGGCGATGACCAGATTGCGAACGGGCGAAATCCCCTTGGGGCCGCAGCGGGGGCGTTGTATCTCGTCGCTCTCGCCCGACCATGGATAGACGAGATGTCTTTACCCCACAACCGGACAGTATTGACGAACTCAAATCGAGGACACGGCGTGCTTACAAGGAATTAATGCAGGTCACACTCGAACGGAGTGGCGGTCAGTATAATGTTTATTCTGAGTCCGGGAACACCTACACCGTCGACATCGTCGAAGATCCCTGCACCTGCGCGGATTATCATGAAAACGACCCGAAGAATGGGTACAAACATCGACGTCGCGTCGGGATGGAGATTCGGGCAAAGCGCATTCCGACACCGGATGGTCGGATTCCCGAGCGAGTCGCCTCTGACGGCGACGTGACCGCTGGATCTTAGGTCCAGGATCAAAACGCTATCGACCGGATTCGCGGTCCAATCTCTGAATTCGACGCCTATGGTGAGTGGACTGGCGAGGAGTATTACCGCTGTCGAGCCTGTAGCGCCGAAGCGATGCGAAAACGAGACCTCAAAGACTGCTGTGAGGCAACTAAGAACTGATTCCGTGAGCGAGTCGAGGCGAAGTCGTAGGGACGCTGCCGGGTTCGGCGATCTGAGACGCCTCGACAGCCCCTTGATGTACGATCTGCGACGCGTATCTCTTCCGAAGGGTGACGTCGACCACGAACACAACTGGTATATAAATGCCGCAACCACTCCGGACAAATGGAACTCATCGACGAGCAAGGTCGCCTCTTCGGGCGAGTCAACATCGTCGACGTGCTGGTCGTCGTCTTCGCGCTGGCCATCGTTGTCGCTGGCGCTGCGCTAGTGTTCGGCGGTACTGACAACCGTGACAGCACCAGGGATGCCGAAGCCCCGGAGAAGCAAACGCTCCACGTCACGGCGGTAGCCACCGGCAACGCAGCGGTGCAGTTCGACCCCACCGAGATCGACGTCGATGGCACATCAGCCAGCATCACGGACGTTCACCGAACGCCGGCCCAACGCGTCTATTTCCGCATCGCGTTAGACGGCGTCGAAACCGAGGAAGGATTCCGGTTCGGGGGCAACAGCGTTCGAGTCGGTGACCGATTCACGATTTCCGACAACACCACTAGGACAGCCGCGTTCATTATCGAACGCGGTACGTCCTCGTCCTTCGACAACCGAACGACGACCGCCACCCTCGCAGCCACAATCCGAACCCCGGTCGCCGACGCGATCTCCGAAGGCGACCAGCAGTTTGTCGGTGACATGCCAGTCGCCACGATTACCGGTGTCGACCGAACTGCCGTCAACGAAACCCATACGCGTCTCCGGGTCAGAGTCGACTTCGAAACCCGCGTCGTCGAGGGAACGCCCTACTACGGGGGCGCGCCGATACGGCTTGGTCAGACCATTCACGTCAGAACGTCCGATTACGAATTCGAAGCCGACGTCATCGAACGAGAGTAATGTCCCAATCTAACGATATCGAAGCGCTCCGGGACCGAATCAACGAAGCGGCCGACAATTCCCGGTTCGTCAGGATCATCCGTCGCGTCGAGTCGACGCTAACACGATGGACCCGCAACTCGCATATCGTCCAATGGTTCCTAGCTGAACCGGACCCGGAGGTCATCGTCATAGACCTGCGGGAAACCTACACTATCGGGCCGATTATTCGCGTTCTGGACTGGGCGACCGACCGTAGCAATCAACTGGCTGAACGTACGGGCCTCAGCGCAGTCGCCGAAAGAACCACCCGGCGAATCGAGTCCGAACCCCTCTATCTTACGGGCTGGTTTCTGTTTACGTGCGCACTCGGCGGACTGCTCGCCAGCATCGTATCGGGGAACCTCTCGGGCGGCTGGCTCCTCCTCTCAGGTATAGCGCTACTGCTCACCCGAGAACGACGGTCGGCCTCAGAACTCACGGAAACACGAATCGGTCGCGCGCTAATTGCAGCCTTCGAACCGCCCGAGCCACCGGAAAAAGACGAGTAATTACTCTACAGTAACACTCTTCGCCAGATTTCGTGGCTTGTCTATCGACCTTCCTAACTCAGCAGCGGTGTGATACGACACTAACTGCAACTGCACGTTCGCCAGCACCGCCGCCGCTCGCGGGTGCGTCTCCGGAATCTCTAACACGTAATCGGCGTACCGCTCCACATCGCTCTGCCCATCTGTCACCGCAACCACCGGCGCATCCCGCGCTTCAACCTCCTTTACGTTACCAACGGTCTTCCGAGCTAGCTCGCCGTCGCCGATTACCGTCGCGAAGATTGGCGTCTTCGAGGTCACCAACGCCAGCGGGCCGTGCTTCAACTCCCCTGCAGCGAAGCCTTCAGCGTGCTTGTACGTGATTTCCTTCATCTTCAACGCCCCCTCCAGCGCGACGGGGTAGTTGTGGTCCCGACCGATGAAGAAGTAGGCGTCGCTGTCCAGCAGTTCCTTGGCGACGGTCTCCGCATCGGACGTATCGAGCACCTCTTGAACGTCACTTGGCAGGTCCCGAAGCGCAGCGATGACGTCCCGGTCTGCTTCCCCATCAGTCGTCACCAGCGTCAGCAGGTTCAGCGCGACCTGCTGGCCGGCGAAGGTCTTGGTCGCCGCGACGCCGATCTCCGGTCCCGACCGGATGTAGCAGACGTGGTCACATTCGCGAGCCATCGTCGAGCCGACGGTGTTGGTGAGCGCAAGCGTCTCGGCGCCACGCCGACGCGCGGCGCGCGTCGCCGCTAACGTGTCTGCCGTCTCTCCGCTCTGAGAGACGCCGACAACGAGGGCGTCCTCTGCCGGCGGTGACGAGGTTGCGTATTCGTGGGAGAAGAATGCTTGCGCGGGGACGCCCTCGGCTTGCAGCAACTGCGCACCATATACAGCAGCGTGATAGCTCGTCCCCGCCGCCACGAGGTGCACGCGATTCAGCGAGAGGTCACCCAACTCTTCGAGCGTTACCTCCCCGGCGAGTTCGTCGACCCGGCCCTGGAGGCACTGCCGGAGCGCTCGCGGCTGTTCGTGAATCTCCTTGAGCATGAAGTGGTCGTAGCCGCTCTTGCCCGTGTCCTCGGCGTCCCACTCGACGGTCTCGATGGATTTGTCGACGGGCGTCCCGTCGAGCGTCGAGACGCTCCAGCCGTCGGCGGTCAGACGCGCAATTTCGCCGTCTTCGAGATAGACGACCTTGTCGGTGAACTCTCGGAATGCGGGGACGTCGCTAGCGAGGTAGGTCGCGTCGTCGTCGATGCCGAGAACGAGTGGCGAATCGTTGCGTGCGACGAAGACCGTCTCGGTCCCCTTGATGACACAGGCGATGGCGAAACTGCCCTCCAGTCGCTCGATTGTACGTCGGAAGGCGGCCTCAGCGTCCAGCCCCGAGTCGAGCCCAGCCTCGACCAGATGCGGGACGACTTCCGTGTCCGTTTCGCTGTCGAAGGTGTGACCTTCCTCGGTGAGTTCGTCTCGTAGCTTCTGGTAGTTCTCGATGATGCCGTTATGCACGACGGCGACACGCTCGGTACAGTCTTGGTGCGGGTGCGCGTTGGCGTCCGTCGGCGGGCCGTGGGTGCTCCAGCGCGTATGGCCGATACCGACCGTCCCGGAGACGGTACGGGTTTCCAGTTCTTCTCGAAGCGCGTCGAGTTCGCCGGCCTTCTTGACGACGTCGAGACCACCATCACCGACGAGTGCGACACCCGCCGAATCGTAGCCACGATACTCCAACTTCGAGAGGCCGTGCATCAGCGTATCCAGCGTGTCATCACAGCCGACACAGCCGATGATGCCGCACATCAGCGGACCACCTCGACGCCGTTCTCGATCCAGCCGGAGATGGTCGCACCGCCGCCGACCGTCGCGTCCGCACCGACGAGCGTTCCGGGCGCGAAAGTGACGCCGCCGCCGACGTCAACGCGGTCGGCCAGCACCGCACCGAGTCGCTGCTCCTCGAAGACCGAGGTACCGACCCGGACGTCCGCGGTCCCGCCGGAGACGACGGTTCCGGCGCCGATCGTGACGCTCTGGCCGGCGACACAATCGATTAGCGTCGTCCCTGGCCCAACGCGGGTGTCGGAATCCAGGAGTGTGTCCTCGACGGTGGCGTTCGAGCCGATAGTCGCGTTTCGACCCACAGCGACGTACGGTCCAAGAACGGCCCCCGCGGCGATTTCTGCGTCCGGGCCAACCACGACCGGCCCCTGTAGTGTCGCGTCCTCGTGGACGTGAGCGCTCTCGGCGACCCAGACATCCGGCTTTTCCTCCTGTTCCGGAAGGCCGACTCGGCCTTCAGCGAGGAGCTTTCGGGTCAGATACAGCAGGTCCCACGGGTAGGTGGCGTCGACCCAGAGGCCATCTGTCCGGGCTGCTAGCACCTCGCCGTCGTCCATCAGCGTCCCGATGACGTCGGGCAGATGGAGTTCGCCTTCGCGTCGCGGCGTCCGTTCGATCGCGTCGAAGACGTCGGTGTCGAAGGCGTAGACGCCGGCGTTGATAAGCCGGTATTCGTCGGACTCCGGTTTCTCGACCAGCTCAACGAGTCGGTCGCCGTCGACTTCGACGGCGCCGTACTCGGAGGGCGTCGGATGTTCGAGCACCGCGACGGCCGGCCGGCCATCGAAGGTATCGAGCGTGTCCGTGACGATTCCTTCGTCGATGGTTCGGTCGCCGTTGACGACCAGAATCGGCTCGTCGACTTCATCAGCGGCCTGCTGGAGGGCGTGGCCACTGCCGAGTTGTTTCTCTTGGTGGGCGTAGGTAATCGGCACGTCGCGGTAGGCGTGGCCGAAGTGTTCCTGTACGCGTTCGCGCTGATAGCCGACGACGAGACAGAGCCGCTCGATACCGGCCTCGACGAGGACGTCGAGGACGTGTTCGAGGATCGGCCGGTCGGCCGCCGGCAGCATCGTCTTCGGGCGGTTGTGCGTCAGAGGACGAAGCCGAGTCCCTTCCCCTGCCGCGAGAACGACCCCTGTTGAAACGTCCATAATCACTCGGTTGACCTGCCGCCGAATCAAAGTATCGGCAGGCGGTGGGACGCTTGACGATTATCGACCGCCGCCCCGAGGCGTAGCTATTTGTATCTCCCTCCACCCCTCTGGAATATGGATCACGCGGAAGCATCGCAGGTGTGTGGGGAGGTTCTCGACGAGGTCGAACGAACCGTCATCGGGGACCGCAACTTCTTCGAAACCGTGCTGACGGCAGTGCTGGCCGACGGCCACGCGCTGCTGGAGGACGTGCCGGGGACCGGCAAGACGCTGACCGCGCGAACGCTGTCGACCGCGCTCGGACTGGAGTTCAATCGCATCCAGTTCACGCCGGACCTTCTGCCGGCGGACATCACCGGAACACACGTCTTCAACGAGAAGGACCGAGAGTTCGAGTTCTCGGAGGGCCCCATCTTCGCCAACGTCGTGCTCGCGGACGAAATCAACCGCGCGCCGCCGAAAACCCAGGCCGCGCTGCTCGAAGCGATGGAGGAAGAACAGGTCACCGTCGATGGCGAAACCCACGAGTTGCCGTCGCCGTTCTTCGTCCTCGCCACGCAGAATCCCGTCGAACAGGAGGGGACCTTCCAGTTGCCCGAAGCGCAGGTCGACCGCTTCACGGTCAAGACGTCGATGGGGTATCCGGACCGCGACGGCGAACTCGAACTCATCAATCGGCGTGCCGACCGAACCGCCAAGGCCCCCGTCGCCGAGGCGATGGTCGACCGCGAGACTGTCGTGGACTTTCAGGCCGTCCCCGAAACTGTCGACGTCCAGCAGAACGTTCGGGAGTACATCGTCGACCTCGGTCGCGAGACGCGGCAGGACAGTCGGGTCGATGTCGGCGTCTCCCCACGTGGCGTCCAGCGTTTCTTCGAGGCCTCCCGTGCGCGAGCGGTGCTTTCGGGGCGCTCGTTCGTCGCCCCCGACGACGTACAGGCTGTCGTCCAGCCTGTGTTGGCCCACCGGCTCGTCCTGACGGGAGAGGCACAAGTTCGGGATACCGAGAAATCGGAGATCATCGAGGACGTCCTCGACCGGGTCGCCGTCCCGGAGATGGACGAGTAACGTCATGGCAACGGTTCGCCGCGGTGGCCGATACCGTATCAGTCCAGATGCTGGAGTTCCCCACGCCGTTCACGATGCATGATACCGCCCGCGAACCGCCGAAGCTTGGCGACGAGTTCGGCCTCGGTCTCGTAGGTTTCGACCCGCAAATCCCATCGAACTGATGCAGATCGAATCATCGCACTAGTCACGTCGTCTTCATGCATGAAAATCAGCCGTTCGCCATGTGTGTCTGCGATATTTTCGAGGATGCTACCTGCCTCTTCACCCACGCCGAAATTGTGGCCGAGAAAGGGAACGACGAATGCAGTTGCATTACTACACTGCGCGTACTCGATACTTTGTGTTACGGCATCCACGTCGTCGGTTTCGATGTCGATATCGAGTGCGAGAAACGCATTCACGCCGGGGTTGGTTCGGAGTTCTCCTTGCACCCGCCGCAGGAGCGCCTGTGCGGCGTTGATGTCGTCTTTGTTCCGAAATAGTCGGCGTAACGGCCCAGGGAGGTCGTCGATCTCTATCTCGTTGCGTTCCTCTTCGCTGAGTACGTAATTGAGGTTGAACGATTTATATGGCCCCATTAGGTAGAAGAGGAAACGGTCATACGTTACGTCCCCAAGGCGGCTGGTGATCACATCGCGTGTAATCTCTACAGTCATAACTCTCGGTACTCGGCTATGGTATTTAAAAAACGGTGTTTTTGAGAAATATTGGCTTGACAACGACTAAGGATCCACGACTCCTCGATTTATACACGATGGCTACCGATCAAACTCGGCCTCTCGGTGGGGAACCTCCGGATGACCCGGAAGACCTGCTTCCCGAGGAGAGTGTTCTTAGTCTGGACGAGTACCTCGCGATGCATGCCGCGGTCGGCCACCGAACCCGTTACGAGATCCTCTATCGCCTCGTCCATAGTGGAGAGATGAGTCCGAAAGAACTCGAAGACGAAATCGAAATCGACGATAGCACACTCCACTACCACCTCAACGAGCTCGTCGATGTCGGCCTCGTTGAAAAGCGACAGCGAACGGAACGGGGCCAAGATGGTCTGTACACGTACTATCGGGCGACCGTATTCGGCGAGGTGACACTCACAGACGGTGTCGATGAGTTAATCCGCGGCGAACAGGCGTTCGAAGAGATGTATAACAGTTCAACTAAAGAATAGAAATCATCTCAGCGGAGTGTATCTACTCACTCCCGAATCTCGAACCGGGCGCCGCCGAGTTCTTCGGCATCCACAATCTCGATGCTCCAGCCGTGGGCGTCGACGACGCCGGCGACGCTCGCCATCCCCATGCCGGTGCCGCCGGGCTTGGTCGAAAAGCCGGGCGTGAAGACGTTTTCGCGGTCCTCGGGCGGGATGCCGGGACCGTCGTCTTCGACGTAAAAGCCGTCGTCAAGGGCGCCGATTCGAATCTTTGTTCCGGCGTTGCCACGTCCGACGGTATCCTTCTGACCCTGCGAAGCGGCGTCCGTGGTGCTATGCTCGACGGCGTTCGAAAGCAGGTTCTGCAGGAGTCGGCGCACGGCATCCGGGTCGCCCTCGACTTCGGGCGAATCGACCGTCTCAAGCCGTGTTCCCTCGGGCGCGTTGACCCGCTCCCATGCCTCCTCGGCGACTGCCGCTACGTCGACTGGTTCGGTTTCGCCGACGACTTCGCCCGTTCGGAGCATCTCGGCGAGGTCCTCCCG of the Natronomonas halophila genome contains:
- a CDS encoding FkbM family methyltransferase, which produces MGGNRVEYYGITLDLSSDQIDRTQKASFVYETYEEPERELIDEFVPEDRDVLELGASIGFISCYLDAHLSASSQQYVVEANPRLLSTLERNRGLNDADFEICHAAYAATDEEVSFTIVENFLASSVQRTDGKAVDIPALSLRDAIDRWDLDGFVLVADVEGAEYELVEHEIDDLASHCAYILIEFHTHGAESIGPAKQMLKEAGFELLAAKQGGTVCLFQNRRQ
- a CDS encoding O-antigen ligase family protein, encoding MIFDVLYLFPGVSLSEPLSLLAGLLLVTDTLRQATQSTTKVRIRKQTMFVIVTFLPFIAFAVLRTEPFYSGYGAAISSGYLRKIAFASFVAIFVRRRRDLNVLLSYAVAAAVISAILTLHAENSRGTVLNINENLMGFSLVVGFVLLLALSIDITHDRRRYGLLGLSIPLIAGVIVSGSRGAYLVLAAVLCCSVAVFLYDDGLPTLAPRRLILGVVGVGAIVVAVFKMGDPAYYLERFGRLVYILDPDGNSSARSISIRLGLYRTGLRMFVERPLFGYGFGTFPEYAANHPPLFLRRGPHGLYISVLAQLGAVGVALLTAWILHLCRLVVNGYRGYEDLERRERIRFGVLGAGVVGVLVQGVAVDVLAWKPMWLIIGFILAQFELRKKNPTDDEFLN
- a CDS encoding glycosyltransferase, producing MNDYDISVLLPVYNDSAHLETAIESVIGQEGASFELIVVDDGSTDDSANVLATYEDRQDVEILEHDENRGLASALNTALDAANGRFVARQDADDRSLPGRLRSQVEYLRANPETDVVAAGVNVISDSGDVLGGFAAPANPAEKLDRYNPIVHGSIMARKAAIRDSGGYDPFFRYRQDYELWVRLTRRGYCIDGMDETLYELRRSSGLVLLDERREKIGYSLIARAPEDTKTRLKSIAKEDGIRAVFSHLDSDERAAYHRRMVRAYVEHGHRIDAIRSGILALRLAPDDGESYRHLLLALIPRRIGTRILSAVSGREGGR
- a CDS encoding glycosyltransferase family 4 protein; translation: MYTSKDERSNIRVRVDGGRVIRVLNSVTDPRMGGPQRRSLQVAGSLRKRDIETEFLIPEGDDAFDEVAAEEGFTTHRLPLPRPRSPPNLRANSRFVLSFRRTVTRIGSLIDTRDYDVVHANMPVNFQTALAAVRSDTPLAWHFNDTLTPTPIKQIAAYAGGRWADEIVVAADAVHDYYFDEATPSRTIYAPVDLDTFDPDRIDIDETALRSNLGIKPDLTIVGTVGNLNPIKGHEYLLRAIATLDEREYEVAVPIVGAELATRRQYLERLRSLRDSLGLSETVRFLGFRSDIPQLLSLFDVFVLPSVAEACPIVVLEAMAMQCPVVATAVGGVPEQLPDADHGWVVPPEDDDALADAIGEALNEPNERRRRAANAYERVVSEFSLTACVDRHEDLYSSLVSEA
- a CDS encoding DUF4330 family protein, with translation MELIDEQGRLFGRVNIVDVLVVVFALAIVVAGAALVFGGTDNRDSTRDAEAPEKQTLHVTAVATGNAAVQFDPTEIDVDGTSASITDVHRTPAQRVYFRIALDGVETEEGFRFGGNSVRVGDRFTISDNTTRTAAFIIERGTSSSFDNRTTTATLAATIRTPVADAISEGDQQFVGDMPVATITGVDRTAVNETHTRLRVRVDFETRVVEGTPYYGGAPIRLGQTIHVRTSDYEFEADVIERE
- the glmS gene encoding glutamine--fructose-6-phosphate transaminase (isomerizing), whose product is MCGIIGCVGCDDTLDTLMHGLSKLEYRGYDSAGVALVGDGGLDVVKKAGELDALREELETRTVSGTVGIGHTRWSTHGPPTDANAHPHQDCTERVAVVHNGIIENYQKLRDELTEEGHTFDSETDTEVVPHLVEAGLDSGLDAEAAFRRTIERLEGSFAIACVIKGTETVFVARNDSPLVLGIDDDATYLASDVPAFREFTDKVVYLEDGEIARLTADGWSVSTLDGTPVDKSIETVEWDAEDTGKSGYDHFMLKEIHEQPRALRQCLQGRVDELAGEVTLEELGDLSLNRVHLVAAGTSYHAAVYGAQLLQAEGVPAQAFFSHEYATSSPPAEDALVVGVSQSGETADTLAATRAARRRGAETLALTNTVGSTMARECDHVCYIRSGPEIGVAATKTFAGQQVALNLLTLVTTDGEADRDVIAALRDLPSDVQEVLDTSDAETVAKELLDSDAYFFIGRDHNYPVALEGALKMKEITYKHAEGFAAGELKHGPLALVTSKTPIFATVIGDGELARKTVGNVKEVEARDAPVVAVTDGQSDVERYADYVLEIPETHPRAAAVLANVQLQLVSYHTAAELGRSIDKPRNLAKSVTVE
- a CDS encoding sugar phosphate nucleotidyltransferase, which translates into the protein MDVSTGVVLAAGEGTRLRPLTHNRPKTMLPAADRPILEHVLDVLVEAGIERLCLVVGYQRERVQEHFGHAYRDVPITYAHQEKQLGSGHALQQAADEVDEPILVVNGDRTIDEGIVTDTLDTFDGRPAVAVLEHPTPSEYGAVEVDGDRLVELVEKPESDEYRLINAGVYAFDTDVFDAIERTPRREGELHLPDVIGTLMDDGEVLAARTDGLWVDATYPWDLLYLTRKLLAEGRVGLPEQEEKPDVWVAESAHVHEDATLQGPVVVGPDAEIAAGAVLGPYVAVGRNATIGSNATVEDTLLDSDTRVGPGTTLIDCVAGQSVTIGAGTVVSGGTADVRVGTSVFEEQRLGAVLADRVDVGGGVTFAPGTLVGADATVGGGATISGWIENGVEVVR